In the Zingiber officinale cultivar Zhangliang chromosome 5A, Zo_v1.1, whole genome shotgun sequence genome, TCTCAATAATCCACTTATAAGTTCAACATTTTTATACCCCACGCCATATATCTCTATCTTAATTAAAAAACATCTCCATTATcacatttaaatttaaaaaatattagaattaaaaaataaaaaagggaaGGTACGACTTCATTTATATGGAGCCACTCTTTACCACATAGGAAGGAGCTCCCTCGCATTTCAGAGCTCCCAATTTATATGGATCCACTCCTTACCACATAGGAAGGGTTAATTCGATCCTACCTGTACAGGCACTGTCCCAACCTCTCACAATGAGGTGGTGGGGCCCACACTTAAGTAGTGGGTCCCACCATCTCATTGTGAGAGGTTAGGGCAGTACCTGTACAGGTAGGGTGAAATTTACCCGATTGAGTTCCCTCGCATTTGAGAGCTCCCATTATGGATGCCCTTATCTGGGTAATGTGTCTGATGACTAGTATAAATAAACGAAGGAAGTTCAagatcaaattaaatttgaatcacTATTTATGACTTAAATcatgataaaattaatttaactctattattctatcaaataaatttgaagacTCATTCAGACCCTAATTAATTCTCAGTGTTCCAAGTCAATGCATGTGCTTGCAGATCAAGCAACTGATCCATccagataaaataataataatcgttTGATTAAACTTCTCAAAACCATTAAAATCAAGGTAAAAGAAACTATAAATACTCCTTGTTTCCCTTCTCTTCACCACCACAAAACAAGTCTTCATTGCAGAGCAAATCCATCAATGGCGAACGCGAAGGAGGTGAGGCTCTACGGCATGACTCGCAGTGGCTACTGCCTGATGGTCCACCACGCCCTCCGCCTCAAGGGCGTCCCCTACGACTACGTGGAGGAGGACCTCAAGAACAAGAGCCAGGAGCTGCTGCGGTTGAACCCGGTCCACAAGAAGGTTCCGGTGCTGGTGGTCGACGGCCGCCCCGTCGCGGAGTCGCTCGTCATACTGCAGTACATCGACGAGCTGTGGGGGAGCTTGGCGCCTCGGCTCCTGCCTGAGGACCCTCACCGCCGAGCCAAGGTTCGATTTTGGGCGGATTTCGTCTACCAGAAGGTAAGAAATCGATGTGAATCTGTTGTACTAGAAATCGAGCTCTGGATGATTCGATCGACCCTCAATCTTTCTCGTCGATTCGAGCACAGGTTGTGCCGCTGACGTACGTCATCCCCAAGGCGGAGGGAGATTCGAAGGCGGCGGCGGTGGCCGAGTTCAGGGCTCAACTGGTCGCCATGGAGGCCGGCGTCGGAGAGGAGCTGTGGGTCGACGGAGCAGGGCCGTTCATCAACGGCGACGCGCCGGGGCTGCTCGACTTGCTGGTGGGCTCGTGCCACACCGGGATCAAGTTCCTGGAAGGCGTCGCCGACGTTCAGCTGCTGGATAAGGAGGAGACGCCGCTGCTGTGCTCCATCATGGAGGCCTTTTTGCAGCTGGACGTCGTGAAGGAGACGACGGACTTCCTCCAGCAACACGTCCATAACGATCGTTGAACAATTGTTCGGCTCAAGACCTTTCGTTGACTTTGTATGAATAATTGATGATTTGGATGCTGCGGCAGCCATGACTGTACTTGGCGAgaagataataataaaaaataaaaacttctgAACAGAGACAAATGGAGCAGGCCATTTTGAAATTAGTGGAAAAattaaagggaaaaaaaaattgatggagAAAAGTTTTCAGACCTCATCGTCATGCTCTTCTTGCTGCAAAAAGCTCTGTTCAAACTCTTAAGAATTCCAAAAGGAAACTAAGCAGAGAATCCTTTGTCGAAGTTGAGGGAAGCACCTCttgctcttcttctccttccttccctTGCCGAGCCGCCTCGCGATCGCGGCTTTCAGCCTCCTGAACCTCCTCCTCTTTCCTCCGCCGAGGGCTGCCGCATCGCCGACGCCGACCAGGAAGGTGTGTCCCTTGCAAATCAAGATCTCTTCTGTAACCATTTTTAGGAGGACAGACCTCTGGATCATTTTTACGATTCAAAGGATTCCTAAATATGTATTGATGGAATGTATGATCCTCATTTATAAAATAGATAGGGGTCATTTATCCCCATCAATGCATGTCTAGGAATCATCCTTTGAACCACAAAAAATTGTCCAAAGGATCCGAGCTCCATTTTCAGTCGGTAACATTCGATTTATCTCCAATCAATGCTTATCCCATGAGATTAGTCACTCTTAGTCAGTTATGATTTATCGCGTAACAAttggaaatattttatttatatatttattaaagGTCCCTTAGACCATCTACAATTCATCATCAAAACATCAAATTTAATGTCAAATTAGCACCAAGATACTCCAATTCATACATCAAATTTCACACTAAATATGGTGTGGTGAATAGGCGCAACACTATTTTGGTGATGCACTATTCACATCACCATATTTGGTgtgaaagaatttttatttttttgttaattttattatataattaataaaatcaaatataattaatttataattattttttttgtctTTACTTATAGgatatttaaatataattattatttattataaatttaaattaagggtatataatatcatatttaaattttattatgtatattgtaaatatttaacttattaaaattattattttaaatttatttaatatattttaattacaattacatttataaattatatcactaatttcataaaaataatacaattaaatattaatattttttatatgcaTAACTGTAAAATACATTAACCATTACACtgacatacaaaataaaaattatatttaaagcgTTAATTGTGTGTgattttataacattttaaaaatatatttattattgaataattatataataaaatttaaaaaaatattatatttatatacatatatttgttggatattaaattttaaaaaatttaacatataaaatattaatgaagtattaattttaaatataatatttatcatataaaaatattactaagaaaaatagaatattctaaagaatatttctttttGGTGTTATATGGTGTGGATGGATTGGAGCTCAAATAGTGTTTGGTGTTAAAATTgtatcaatttagatgtcaaaacTACACCAAATATAGTGTTATGGATTGGAGATGATCTTAATTCAACAGAGGTCccgtagctcagttggttagagcgttGGTCTTATGAGCCGAAGGTCGCGGGTTCGAGCCCCGCCGGGACCATTTTTAATCATATCATCGAGTAAATAAGTTActtctttttttaattaataaataagtttttttagaaCGGACCAGCAAAAAAAAATCCTACGGTTTATCAGAGCGACGACAGAGGTTCGCTATCATCGATGAGATCGTACTGCCGTGCAGACCTAAGAACTCTGCCACCCCCACACCTTCCTTCCTTTCGCCTGTCACGTAACGCCGGGAAGGAGGAGGTAACCTTACCGCGTAGATACCAACTCATCAACGGGTCTCCTTTTCACTGCCCCTTTTCGGCATTCGGGCCCATCAGAATCCCCTCGACGGCGATGGCGCTGGACAGTGGCGGTGAGAAGAAGAGAGGCGACCGGCGACGATCCGTGTGGTTTCAGCCCGGGGACCCGGTGGAGGTCCGCAGCGACGACGACGGCTTCCTCGGCGCGTGGTATGAGGCCACTGCGGCCTCCAGCCTTCCCCAGCACCGCGTCGAGATCGTCTACTCCTCCCTCGTCGACGACGACGACCCCTCCCTTCCCCTCCGTGAGATCGTCCTCGTCTCCCAACTCCGTCCCCGACCACCGCCGACGAACCCTTCCCGCTGCCAGCACGGCCTCCACGATCTCGTCGAGGCCTTCCACCAAGACGGCTGGTGGGCCGGCGTCATCTCCGCCATACTCCATACCACCGGCCGCTACATCGTCGCCTTCCCTACGAGCCGGGAGGAGCTGGAGTTCGACGCGTCCGAGATTCGATCCCACTTGGAGTGGACCGATCGCCATTGGGTCCCCTTCGGCGATGTGGTAATGGTCGCGATACCTACTCCGTCAGTTGCACTATTGTTAGGGTTGACGATGTGTTCGATTTAATGTCTCAACTTTCTTCCCTGGCTTGATTTCAGAGAGTTGAAGAGGCAGAGTTCGCTGCCGGAGCTCGGATTGAAGTCAGCCGTAACCTAGAAATCGGTGTCTCGGCA is a window encoding:
- the LOC121982951 gene encoding glutathione S-transferase U9-like, coding for MANAKEVRLYGMTRSGYCLMVHHALRLKGVPYDYVEEDLKNKSQELLRLNPVHKKVPVLVVDGRPVAESLVILQYIDELWGSLAPRLLPEDPHRRAKVRFWADFVYQKVVPLTYVIPKAEGDSKAAAVAEFRAQLVAMEAGVGEELWVDGAGPFINGDAPGLLDLLVGSCHTGIKFLEGVADVQLLDKEETPLLCSIMEAFLQLDVVKETTDFLQQHVHNDR